A section of the Verrucomicrobium sp. GAS474 genome encodes:
- a CDS encoding ATP-binding cassette domain-containing protein: MPFLQLRGVTLKYDANPLLNAADFQIDAGERVCLLGRNGAGKTSLMRLLTGEETPNSGEVIRQAGTWTTRLDQEVPGNLSGSVIDMIRSGLHPDIETHGHEEQWETDVRLEDLMTDMGLITYTDAPFGSLSGGLKRRVLLAKALAGQPDLLLLDEPTNHLDLASILWLEEFLLKAKPTLFFVTHDRSFLRKLATRIVELDRGKISSWACNYDEYLIRKAAWLEAEEKQWATFDKKLALEEAWIRQGVKARRTRNEGRVRSLEAMRVERSQRRERQGTAKIEVSTGSLSGQKVIEAKDISFSYPNGNGEPIVANLTTTLWRGDKIGLIGPNGGGKTTLLKLLLGKLAPDSGEVKLGTNLQIVYLDQLRDQIDDAKTVAQNVAGDAETVQFQGRAKHIHSYLSDFLFHPDRIRMPAKRLSGGERNRLLLARLFLQPANVLVMDEPTNDLDAETLELLEELLVQFEGTLILVSHDRAFLDNVVTGTLVLEGGGRVGEYIGGYADWLKQSAAEKEATANLTVTSKATSKTAAIPVPKGKEAKMLNKEKRELEELPAQLEAYEVEQAALAAKLADPALYQQDPTGKAFSAVQAELTALEARIATAFSRWEELEAKRAALEAV; this comes from the coding sequence ATGCCCTTCCTCCAACTCCGCGGCGTCACCCTCAAATACGACGCCAACCCCCTCCTCAACGCCGCCGACTTCCAGATCGACGCGGGCGAGCGGGTCTGTCTCCTCGGCCGCAACGGCGCGGGGAAGACGAGCCTCATGCGCCTCCTCACCGGCGAGGAGACCCCGAACAGCGGCGAGGTGATCCGGCAGGCCGGGACGTGGACGACGCGCCTCGACCAGGAAGTCCCCGGCAATCTCTCCGGCTCCGTGATCGACATGATCCGCAGCGGCCTCCATCCCGACATCGAGACCCACGGCCACGAGGAACAGTGGGAGACCGACGTCCGCCTCGAAGACCTGATGACCGACATGGGCCTCATCACCTACACCGACGCCCCCTTCGGCTCCCTCTCCGGCGGTCTGAAGCGGCGCGTCCTCCTGGCGAAGGCCCTCGCCGGCCAGCCCGACCTCCTCCTCCTCGACGAGCCGACGAACCACCTCGACCTCGCCTCGATCCTCTGGCTCGAGGAATTCCTCCTGAAGGCGAAGCCGACCCTCTTCTTCGTCACCCACGACCGCTCCTTCCTCCGGAAGCTCGCCACCCGGATCGTCGAGCTCGACCGGGGCAAGATCTCGAGCTGGGCCTGCAATTACGACGAGTACCTCATCCGCAAGGCCGCGTGGCTCGAGGCCGAGGAAAAGCAGTGGGCCACCTTCGACAAGAAGCTGGCGCTGGAGGAGGCGTGGATCCGCCAGGGCGTGAAGGCCCGCCGCACCCGCAACGAGGGCCGCGTCCGTTCCCTCGAGGCGATGCGCGTCGAGCGGAGCCAGCGCCGCGAGCGCCAGGGAACCGCGAAGATCGAGGTCTCCACCGGCTCCCTCTCCGGCCAGAAGGTCATCGAGGCGAAGGATATCTCCTTCAGCTACCCGAACGGCAACGGCGAACCGATCGTCGCGAACCTCACCACCACCCTCTGGCGCGGCGACAAGATCGGCCTCATCGGGCCGAACGGCGGCGGCAAGACGACCCTGCTGAAGCTCCTCCTCGGGAAGCTCGCCCCCGACTCGGGCGAGGTGAAGCTCGGGACCAATCTCCAGATCGTCTACCTCGACCAGCTCCGCGACCAGATCGACGACGCGAAGACCGTCGCCCAGAACGTCGCCGGCGATGCCGAGACCGTCCAGTTCCAGGGCCGCGCGAAGCACATCCACAGCTACCTCTCCGACTTCCTCTTCCACCCCGACCGCATCCGGATGCCCGCGAAGCGGCTCTCCGGCGGCGAGCGGAACCGGCTCCTCCTGGCCCGGCTCTTCCTCCAGCCCGCGAACGTCCTCGTCATGGACGAGCCGACGAACGACCTCGACGCCGAGACGCTCGAACTCCTCGAGGAGCTCCTCGTCCAGTTCGAGGGGACGCTGATCCTCGTCTCCCACGACCGCGCCTTCCTCGACAACGTCGTCACCGGGACCCTCGTCCTCGAGGGCGGCGGCCGCGTCGGCGAGTACATCGGCGGCTATGCCGATTGGCTGAAGCAGAGCGCCGCCGAGAAAGAGGCGACCGCCAACCTCACCGTCACCTCGAAGGCGACTTCCAAGACCGCCGCCATTCCCGTTCCGAAGGGGAAGGAGGCGAAGATGCTGAACAAGGAGAAGCGCGAGCTCGAGGAACTCCCCGCCCAGCTCGAAGCCTACGAGGTCGAGCAGGCCGCCCTCGCCGCGAAACTCGCCGATCCCGCCCTTTACCAGCAGGACCCGACGGGCAAAGCCTTTTCCGCCGTCCAAGCCGAGTTGACCGCCCTCGAAGCCCGCATCGCGACCGCCTTTTCCCGTTGGGAAGAGCTCGAAGCCAAACGCGCGGCCTTGGAGGCCGTTTAG
- a CDS encoding DUF2062 domain-containing protein → MKTKVISWIKGKLHLVATQKGSKHAIALGIAIGFFWGFTPLFGLKTLCSFLTAWVTRANKIAALVAVTLHDLFLPIYPLFLMAGYHLGNFLLHRHNVAHPKLVKQVRLPVVEAPEDWWEDLGVTLHYLSEVGHNFYHHLIILLKSLYPMLVGTSILSLPLCVITYFATLRLLNWYERRQREKARLLADGGVSFDVTGKHGHDES, encoded by the coding sequence ATGAAAACCAAAGTGATCTCCTGGATCAAGGGGAAGCTCCACCTCGTCGCCACCCAGAAGGGGAGCAAGCACGCCATCGCCCTCGGCATCGCCATCGGGTTTTTCTGGGGCTTCACCCCCCTCTTCGGGCTGAAGACCCTCTGCTCCTTCCTCACCGCCTGGGTCACCCGCGCGAACAAGATCGCCGCCCTCGTCGCCGTCACCCTCCACGATCTCTTCCTCCCGATCTATCCCCTCTTCCTCATGGCGGGATATCACCTCGGGAACTTCCTCCTCCACCGCCATAACGTCGCCCATCCGAAGCTGGTGAAGCAGGTCCGCCTCCCCGTCGTCGAGGCCCCCGAGGATTGGTGGGAAGACCTGGGCGTCACCCTCCATTACCTCTCCGAGGTCGGCCACAATTTCTATCATCACCTCATCATCCTCCTGAAGTCGCTCTATCCGATGCTCGTCGGCACCTCGATCCTTTCCCTCCCCCTCTGCGTCATCACCTACTTCGCCACCCTCCGCCTCCTGAACTGGTACGAGCGGCGGCAGCGTGAAAAGGCCCGTCTCCTCGCCGACGGGGGGGTCAGCTTCGACGTCACCGGGAAACACGGCCACGACGAATCCTGA
- the mnmG gene encoding tRNA uridine-5-carboxymethylaminomethyl(34) synthesis enzyme MnmG, with product MIYPTHYDVAVVGAGHGGVEAALAAARMGCRTLLLTMNLDTVGQMSCNPAIGGLAKGHLVREIDALGGEMGLNADATGIQFRMLNAGKGPSVRAPRTQCDKKAYQFRAKATIEHQPNLDLKQGHIADLVVENDRITGIVTQLGVTYRARTVVVTTGTFLQGLLHVGLKNQAGGRMGDGASGFSDALRRLGFELGRLKTGTPPRLNGPSIDFSKMAPQHGDVPAPLFSYLPESIEKGKNDLFTLNYWSNGMFHVEQLPCWITHTTEQTHEIIRANLDKSPMYCGVIEGVGPRYCPSIEDKVVRFADKDRHQIFLEPEGLHTGEYYINGCSTSLPFEVQYAFIRSIPGLENAEIVRPGYAVEYDFCQPTQLHSSFETKRVEGLFFAGQLNGTSGYEEAAAQGLYAGINAARKAQGKPPMLLGRDQAYIGVLVDDLVTKGTTEPYRMFTSRAEHRLLLRQDNADLRLTEIGAEIGLASPRRVEKLREKRARIESARAELAATKLDRDGLNQPLSVWLKRPDYDWSHLPEAFRSIPDDVAVQIETEIKYAGYIDRERLQIEKARASEEKEIPAWLDYDAIQGLKTEARAKLKAIAPRTFGQAARMSGINPSDIALLLVWTKRGPTGKA from the coding sequence ATGATCTATCCCACCCATTACGACGTCGCGGTTGTCGGCGCCGGCCACGGGGGGGTCGAGGCGGCGCTGGCGGCGGCCCGGATGGGGTGCCGGACGCTCCTCCTGACGATGAACCTCGACACCGTCGGGCAGATGTCGTGCAACCCGGCGATCGGCGGCCTCGCGAAGGGCCACCTCGTCCGGGAGATCGACGCCCTCGGCGGGGAGATGGGGCTCAATGCCGACGCGACGGGAATCCAGTTCCGGATGCTTAACGCAGGTAAAGGACCTTCGGTCCGCGCCCCCCGGACCCAGTGCGACAAGAAGGCCTACCAATTCCGGGCGAAGGCGACGATCGAGCATCAACCGAACCTCGACCTGAAGCAGGGCCACATCGCCGACCTCGTGGTCGAGAATGACCGGATCACCGGAATCGTGACCCAGCTTGGCGTGACTTATCGCGCCCGCACCGTCGTCGTCACCACCGGGACTTTCCTCCAGGGGCTCCTCCACGTCGGGTTGAAGAACCAGGCCGGGGGCCGGATGGGCGACGGGGCGAGCGGCTTCTCCGATGCCCTCCGCCGCCTCGGCTTCGAGTTGGGCCGCCTGAAGACCGGGACCCCTCCCCGCCTCAACGGCCCGTCGATCGACTTCTCGAAGATGGCCCCCCAGCACGGCGACGTCCCCGCACCTCTCTTCTCTTACCTCCCCGAATCGATCGAGAAGGGAAAGAACGACCTCTTCACCCTCAATTATTGGTCGAACGGAATGTTCCACGTGGAACAATTGCCGTGCTGGATCACCCACACGACCGAGCAGACCCACGAGATCATCCGGGCCAACCTCGACAAGTCGCCGATGTATTGCGGGGTGATCGAGGGGGTCGGCCCCCGCTACTGCCCCTCGATCGAGGACAAGGTCGTCCGCTTCGCCGACAAGGACCGGCACCAGATCTTCCTCGAGCCGGAGGGGCTCCATACCGGGGAGTATTACATCAACGGCTGCTCGACCAGCCTCCCCTTCGAGGTCCAATACGCCTTCATCCGTTCGATCCCCGGGCTCGAGAACGCCGAGATCGTCCGGCCCGGCTACGCCGTCGAGTATGACTTCTGCCAGCCGACCCAGCTTCACTCCTCCTTCGAGACGAAGCGGGTCGAGGGGCTCTTCTTCGCCGGACAGCTGAACGGGACCTCGGGCTACGAGGAGGCGGCGGCCCAGGGCCTCTACGCCGGGATCAACGCCGCGCGGAAGGCCCAGGGGAAGCCGCCGATGCTCCTCGGACGGGACCAGGCCTATATCGGGGTCCTCGTCGACGACCTCGTCACGAAGGGGACGACCGAGCCCTACCGGATGTTCACCTCCCGGGCCGAGCACCGCCTCCTCCTCCGGCAGGACAACGCCGACCTCCGGCTGACCGAGATCGGGGCCGAGATCGGCCTCGCCTCCCCCCGCCGCGTCGAGAAGCTCCGCGAGAAGCGCGCCCGGATCGAGAGCGCCCGGGCCGAGCTCGCCGCGACGAAGCTCGACCGCGACGGCCTGAACCAGCCCCTCTCCGTCTGGCTGAAGCGGCCCGACTACGACTGGAGCCACCTCCCCGAGGCCTTCCGCTCGATCCCCGACGACGTCGCCGTCCAGATCGAGACCGAGATCAAGTATGCCGGGTATATCGACCGGGAGCGGCTCCAGATCGAGAAGGCCCGGGCGAGCGAGGAAAAGGAGATCCCGGCCTGGCTCGACTACGACGCGATCCAGGGGTTGAAGACCGAGGCCCGGGCGAAGCTGAAGGCGATCGCCCCCCGGACCTTCGGCCAGGCGGCCCGCATGAGTGGGATCAACCCAAGTGATATTGCTTTGCTCCTTGTCTGGACAAAGCGGGGGCCTACAGGTAAAGCTTGA
- a CDS encoding alpha/beta hydrolase codes for MASLTAPFPIWTTVPGSLGSGDLHEPKLTPFPAWGGKRADGAAHPAFLVLPGGGYGTHAGHEGQGYAEWFARNGISAFVLNYRLGSTGYRHPAMLDDAARALRTLRANAAALGIDPGKIGVIGSSAGGHLASTLLTKWTAGDATAADPVERVSSRPDVGILCYPVISFVESFTHVGSRTNLLGPDAPESLWRELSAEKQVTPRTPPTFLWHTVEDAPVPVENSIAFASALRAQGVPFALHVYEKGAHGLGLANHAWAPQALRWLATRWPLFPWLDG; via the coding sequence ATGGCCTCTCTCACTGCCCCTTTTCCCATCTGGACGACGGTTCCCGGCTCTCTGGGTTCCGGTGATCTTCATGAACCGAAGCTGACTCCCTTCCCGGCTTGGGGGGGAAAACGGGCTGATGGGGCGGCCCATCCGGCGTTCCTCGTTCTCCCGGGGGGCGGCTACGGCACTCACGCGGGGCATGAGGGGCAGGGTTATGCGGAGTGGTTCGCCCGGAACGGGATCTCGGCCTTCGTCCTCAATTACCGCCTCGGCTCGACGGGGTATCGCCATCCGGCGATGCTCGACGACGCGGCCCGGGCGCTCCGCACGCTCCGCGCGAACGCCGCCGCCCTCGGCATCGATCCCGGCAAGATCGGCGTGATCGGCTCCTCGGCGGGCGGCCACCTCGCCTCGACCCTCCTCACGAAATGGACCGCCGGGGACGCGACGGCCGCCGATCCGGTCGAGCGGGTCTCCTCCCGTCCCGATGTCGGCATCCTCTGCTACCCGGTCATCTCCTTCGTCGAATCGTTCACCCACGTCGGCTCCCGGACGAACCTCCTCGGCCCCGATGCGCCCGAATCGCTCTGGCGCGAGCTGAGCGCGGAAAAGCAGGTCACCCCCCGGACCCCGCCGACCTTCCTCTGGCACACGGTCGAGGACGCCCCCGTCCCGGTCGAGAACAGCATCGCCTTCGCTTCGGCCCTCCGGGCGCAGGGAGTCCCCTTCGCGCTCCACGTCTATGAAAAGGGCGCACACGGGCTCGGGCTGGCGAACCACGCCTGGGCCCCGCAGGCGCTCCGCTGGCTCGCGACGCGGTGGCCGCTCTTCCCCTGGCTCGACGGCTAA
- a CDS encoding transcriptional regulator — protein MDFDRLDKTIHEKSRLAILSLLAAPARSDWPFADLKAELKMSDGNLVTHLRTLHQAGYVAITKEVTDRPLTRYALTEKGRTHFKEYIDLLEQIIRQTRGL, from the coding sequence ATGGACTTTGACCGCCTCGACAAGACGATCCACGAGAAGAGCCGTCTCGCGATCCTTTCGCTCCTCGCCGCGCCCGCGCGGTCCGATTGGCCCTTCGCCGACCTCAAGGCCGAGCTGAAGATGAGCGACGGCAACCTCGTGACCCATCTCCGTACCCTCCACCAGGCCGGATACGTGGCGATCACGAAGGAGGTGACCGACCGCCCCCTCACGCGGTACGCCCTCACCGAAAAGGGCCGCACCCACTTCAAGGAATACATCGATCTGCTCGAACAAATCATCCGGCAGACGCGGGGCCTCTGA
- a CDS encoding DUF4173 domain-containing protein: MNILTPTASAPTGMPAVTPASSAPASSYSTLRSGRVVAALVMAVAASDFLVTGSLGEPLLVPGTGFGCFFAVLAGLILWVRPAENRRAMPLWLPPLFAGAVGAAVFDCSFTNFCVLAVLLFGLAGATFFAGPGYFWQQVLAQTAAYVGAPLRPVIVGGDFLHACFASRAAAGEGKPGLRRRFFRLASVFLPAAALALLFAFFLGTGNAVLGWWFGHGFGALWKWVTGFDLSAARLFGWFAAGIVVLPLLAPARRRGSCYFGWGWTTRLHRFADAPSPAAARTSDLRALAILGTLNALFLAANAIDLRYLWLRQAIPEGVNAAQFVHAGTGLLICTTLLTGVVLALLFNRAPARTAGRAVRLLAYGWIAQNLFLLASVVLRLKLYTDAYGLTDTRLSLLAFLLLVAAGFALLTVKIAREKSAAWLLGGCATAAFVLFYGVQFLDFGGIAARYNVARWEADPGASAPLDVGYLANVGSGGWEPLRRVAESARAHPAAADQARRALEQARARFDTEAGRKDWRLWQGRAARNRVFLDFLPPGPALLQEGASGPGSGEMVLPSRP, from the coding sequence ATGAATATCCTGACTCCCACCGCCTCCGCTCCCACCGGGATGCCTGCCGTGACACCGGCTTCCTCGGCTCCCGCCTCCTCGTATTCAACCCTGCGCTCGGGCCGGGTGGTGGCCGCGCTGGTGATGGCGGTCGCGGCCTCCGATTTTCTGGTTACGGGTTCGTTGGGGGAGCCCTTGCTCGTGCCGGGGACCGGCTTCGGCTGCTTCTTTGCCGTGCTGGCCGGGTTGATCCTCTGGGTGCGGCCTGCGGAAAACCGGCGGGCGATGCCGCTTTGGCTCCCCCCGCTCTTCGCGGGAGCGGTGGGGGCGGCGGTCTTCGATTGCTCGTTCACGAATTTTTGCGTCCTCGCCGTCCTCCTCTTCGGGCTCGCCGGGGCGACGTTCTTCGCCGGGCCGGGCTATTTCTGGCAGCAGGTGCTGGCGCAGACCGCAGCCTACGTCGGCGCGCCGCTGCGGCCCGTGATCGTCGGGGGCGATTTTCTCCATGCCTGCTTCGCCTCCCGCGCCGCCGCCGGGGAGGGGAAGCCGGGCCTCCGCCGCCGCTTCTTCCGCCTCGCCTCGGTCTTCCTTCCGGCGGCGGCGCTCGCCCTGCTCTTCGCCTTCTTCCTGGGGACGGGGAATGCGGTGCTGGGATGGTGGTTCGGCCATGGCTTCGGCGCGCTTTGGAAATGGGTGACGGGCTTCGACCTCTCGGCGGCCCGGCTCTTCGGCTGGTTCGCCGCGGGGATCGTCGTCCTCCCCCTCCTCGCTCCGGCGCGGCGGCGGGGCTCGTGCTATTTCGGCTGGGGCTGGACGACGCGGCTCCACCGCTTCGCCGACGCCCCGTCCCCGGCGGCGGCGCGGACGAGCGACCTCCGCGCGCTCGCCATCCTCGGCACGCTGAACGCCCTCTTCCTCGCCGCGAACGCGATCGACCTCCGCTACCTCTGGCTCCGGCAGGCGATCCCGGAAGGGGTGAACGCGGCGCAGTTCGTCCATGCCGGGACCGGCCTCCTCATCTGCACCACGCTCCTCACCGGCGTCGTCCTCGCCCTCCTCTTCAACCGCGCCCCGGCGCGGACGGCGGGGAGGGCCGTCCGGCTCCTCGCCTACGGCTGGATCGCGCAGAATCTCTTCCTCCTGGCGAGCGTCGTTCTCCGGCTGAAGCTCTACACCGACGCCTACGGGCTGACCGACACGCGGCTCAGCCTCCTCGCCTTCCTCCTCCTCGTCGCGGCGGGATTCGCCCTCCTGACGGTGAAGATCGCCCGGGAGAAATCGGCGGCGTGGCTCCTCGGCGGGTGCGCCACGGCGGCCTTCGTCCTTTTCTACGGCGTCCAGTTCCTCGACTTCGGCGGGATCGCCGCCCGGTACAACGTCGCCCGGTGGGAGGCCGATCCGGGAGCGTCCGCCCCCCTCGACGTCGGCTACCTCGCCAACGTCGGTTCGGGCGGATGGGAACCGCTCCGCCGCGTGGCTGAAAGCGCCCGCGCCCACCCGGCAGCCGCCGACCAGGCGCGGCGCGCGCTGGAGCAGGCCCGGGCGCGGTTCGATACCGAGGCGGGGCGGAAGGATTGGCGGTTGTGGCAGGGGAGGGCGGCGAGGAATCGGGTTTTTCTCGATTTCCTTCCTCCGGGTCCGGCGCTGCTTCAGGAGGGTGCTTCGGGGCCCGGGTCGGGGGAGATGGTTCTTCCTAGCCGTCCTTAG
- a CDS encoding NUDIX hydrolase has translation MARTLLEISRELAAISQAGLAYSRDFHDRERFEQLRGLASELVQALPGKADFAWPSGEGYPTPKVDVRALVIRGGEILLVRERATGRWSAPGGWADVNLTPAENARKECREEAGIEIEVEQLSAVLDRDRAGHLPIAWSVYKLYFLCHPLDDTPVAAGPEVLDARYFRREALPDDLDLERITAEEIERGFRLREEGSIPTFFQS, from the coding sequence ATGGCGCGTACCCTTCTTGAAATCTCCCGCGAACTGGCCGCGATCTCCCAGGCGGGGCTCGCCTACAGCCGCGATTTCCATGACCGGGAACGGTTCGAGCAATTGCGCGGCCTCGCCTCGGAACTGGTGCAGGCGCTCCCGGGCAAGGCCGACTTCGCCTGGCCTTCCGGGGAGGGGTATCCGACGCCGAAGGTCGACGTCCGCGCCCTGGTGATCCGGGGCGGGGAAATCCTCCTCGTCCGCGAGAGGGCGACGGGCCGCTGGTCGGCCCCCGGCGGCTGGGCCGACGTGAACCTGACCCCGGCGGAGAACGCCCGCAAGGAATGCCGCGAGGAGGCGGGCATCGAGATCGAGGTGGAGCAGCTCTCGGCGGTCCTCGACCGGGACCGGGCGGGCCACCTGCCGATCGCCTGGTCGGTCTACAAGCTCTACTTCCTCTGCCACCCCCTCGACGACACGCCCGTCGCCGCCGGTCCCGAAGTCCTCGACGCCCGCTACTTCCGCCGCGAGGCCCTCCCCGACGACCTCGACCTGGAACGGATCACGGCCGAGGAAATCGAGCGCGGCTTCCGCCTCCGGGAAGAGGGTTCGATTCCGACGTTCTTCCAGTCCTAA
- a CDS encoding replication-associated recombination protein A, translating to MDLFSVPDSPSSSSARSQKAADERRANPRAPLAARLRPRTLDEVHGQEHLLGPGKPLRRLIEADRLTSILLFGPPGVGKTSLAEAIAASTQSRFERLNAVEATVATLRQALAAADLRFRQGGTRTLLFIDEIHRFNKSQQDVLLPDVESGAVCLIGATTHNPSFYVNGPLVSRSQVFALEPLPEETLSVLIDRALTDKERGLGTLPIDLDPAARAHLIHVSEGDARRLLNALELAALSTPPLKTGEKAGRIVVDLAAIEACVQRKVPVYDKDEDGHYDTISAFIKSVRGSDPDSAIYWLAKMLVAGEDPRFIARRLVILSAEDIGMADPRAISVAVAAQQAFESLGMPEGRIPLAEATVYLATAPKSNAAYMALNAAMEAVKTESTVAIPKALRDAHYKGAEALGHGKGYQYSHDYEGAISGTEFGVAPGTFYTPTGRGYEKIVKERLDYWLDLKKQRREE from the coding sequence GTGGATCTCTTCTCCGTTCCCGATTCCCCCTCTTCCTCCTCGGCGCGCAGCCAGAAGGCGGCGGACGAGCGGCGGGCGAATCCCCGGGCTCCCCTCGCGGCGCGGCTCCGGCCCCGGACGCTCGACGAGGTCCACGGGCAGGAACATCTCCTCGGTCCCGGCAAGCCGCTCCGCCGCCTGATCGAGGCCGATCGCCTCACCTCGATCCTCCTCTTCGGCCCGCCCGGCGTCGGGAAGACCTCCCTCGCGGAGGCCATCGCGGCGTCGACGCAAAGCCGCTTCGAGCGGTTGAACGCCGTCGAGGCGACCGTCGCGACGTTGCGGCAGGCCCTCGCCGCCGCCGATCTCCGCTTCCGGCAGGGCGGGACGCGGACCCTCCTCTTCATCGACGAGATCCACCGCTTCAACAAATCGCAGCAGGACGTCCTCCTCCCCGACGTCGAGAGCGGCGCGGTCTGCCTCATCGGGGCGACGACCCACAATCCTTCCTTCTACGTGAACGGGCCGCTCGTCTCCCGCTCCCAGGTCTTCGCGCTGGAGCCGCTCCCGGAGGAGACCCTCTCCGTCCTGATCGACCGCGCCCTGACCGACAAGGAGCGGGGCCTCGGCACCCTCCCCATCGACCTCGATCCCGCCGCCCGCGCCCACCTGATCCACGTCTCCGAGGGCGACGCGCGGCGGCTGCTGAACGCCCTCGAACTCGCCGCCCTCAGCACGCCGCCGCTCAAGACGGGGGAGAAGGCGGGCCGCATCGTCGTCGACCTCGCCGCGATCGAGGCCTGCGTCCAGCGGAAGGTCCCCGTCTACGACAAGGACGAGGACGGCCACTACGACACGATCTCCGCCTTCATCAAGTCGGTCCGCGGCAGCGACCCCGACAGCGCGATCTATTGGCTCGCGAAGATGCTCGTCGCCGGGGAGGACCCCCGCTTCATCGCGCGGCGGCTCGTCATCCTTTCCGCCGAGGACATCGGGATGGCCGACCCGCGCGCGATCTCGGTCGCCGTCGCGGCGCAGCAGGCCTTCGAGTCGCTCGGCATGCCCGAGGGCCGCATCCCCCTCGCCGAGGCGACGGTCTACCTCGCCACCGCGCCGAAGAGCAACGCCGCCTACATGGCCCTCAACGCCGCGATGGAGGCGGTGAAGACCGAGAGCACCGTCGCGATCCCGAAGGCCCTCCGCGACGCCCATTACAAGGGGGCCGAGGCCCTCGGCCACGGCAAGGGCTACCAGTACAGCCACGATTACGAGGGGGCGATCTCCGGGACCGAGTTCGGCGTCGCCCCCGGCACCTTCTACACGCCGACGGGACGCGGATACGAAAAGATCGTGAAGGAGCGGCTCGATTACTGGCTCGACCTGAAGAAGCAAAGACGGGAAGAATAA
- a CDS encoding ankyrin repeat domain-containing protein, translating to MHPLIAAVLGKDWDALKTLAASGEGLDDTDEEGFSALTHAAHRGNLEAARILLDAGADPDVQDAKNTFPTPLSAAAFHGHFSIVKLLVAHGADVTRCAGLWQVPAEVYARRQGHHAVSEYLQYCQPREA from the coding sequence ATGCATCCCTTGATCGCCGCCGTTCTCGGGAAGGATTGGGACGCCTTGAAGACACTCGCCGCGTCGGGGGAGGGCCTCGACGACACGGACGAAGAGGGCTTCTCGGCCCTCACCCACGCCGCCCATCGCGGGAACCTGGAAGCCGCCCGCATCCTTCTCGACGCCGGGGCCGATCCCGATGTCCAGGACGCGAAGAACACCTTTCCCACGCCGCTGAGCGCCGCCGCCTTCCACGGCCATTTTTCCATCGTGAAGCTCCTGGTCGCGCACGGGGCCGACGTGACGCGCTGCGCCGGGCTCTGGCAGGTCCCGGCGGAGGTCTACGCGCGGCGGCAGGGACACCACGCCGTCTCGGAGTACCTCCAGTACTGCCAGCCCCGCGAGGCATAG
- a CDS encoding TIGR00282 family metallophosphoesterase — MKVIFLGDVVGEPGRDALRVAIPRLKEQYAPDIVVVNGENAAGGHGITPRLAYDLMRAGADAVTLGDHTWDQKEIFGFFAQEPRLIRPMNYPPGTPGQGWVIVQGNGKKLAVINALGRTFMGPDVDNPFLMIKPLLEGLRRETPCILVDFHAEATSEKIAFGRHIDGQASVVVGTHTHVQTADETILPGGTAYLTDAGFTGAHDGVIGREVAPVIQKFVTLMPSKFPLATQGLQADGLFVEIDEETGRALRIERFQAKVSAQAVAEAK; from the coding sequence ATGAAAGTCATCTTCCTAGGCGATGTGGTCGGCGAGCCGGGCCGCGACGCCCTCCGCGTCGCCATCCCCCGCCTCAAGGAGCAGTACGCGCCCGACATCGTCGTCGTGAACGGGGAGAACGCCGCCGGCGGCCACGGCATCACCCCGCGCCTCGCCTACGACCTCATGCGGGCCGGGGCCGACGCCGTCACCCTCGGCGACCACACGTGGGACCAGAAGGAAATCTTCGGCTTCTTCGCGCAGGAGCCCCGGCTCATCCGCCCGATGAACTACCCGCCCGGGACGCCCGGCCAGGGCTGGGTCATCGTCCAGGGGAACGGCAAGAAGCTCGCCGTCATCAACGCGCTGGGCCGCACCTTCATGGGGCCCGACGTCGACAATCCGTTCCTCATGATCAAGCCGCTCCTCGAGGGCCTCCGCCGCGAGACGCCGTGCATCCTCGTCGACTTCCACGCCGAGGCGACCTCGGAGAAGATCGCCTTCGGCCGCCACATCGACGGCCAGGCGAGCGTCGTCGTCGGCACCCACACCCACGTCCAGACCGCCGACGAGACGATCCTCCCCGGCGGCACCGCCTACCTGACCGACGCCGGGTTCACCGGCGCGCACGACGGCGTCATCGGCCGCGAGGTCGCGCCGGTCATCCAGAAATTCGTCACCCTCATGCCGAGCAAGTTCCCCCTCGCCACCCAGGGCCTCCAGGCCGACGGCCTCTTCGTCGAGATCGACGAAGAGACGGGCCGCGCCCTGCGGATCGAGCGCTTCCAGGCGAAGGTCTCCGCGCAGGCCGTCGCGGAGGCGAAGTAA